Proteins encoded together in one Miscanthus floridulus cultivar M001 chromosome 16, ASM1932011v1, whole genome shotgun sequence window:
- the LOC136509973 gene encoding MACPF domain-containing protein At4g24290-like yields MALKATAQGAAEAAVAAIGRGYDVVSDVRLKYCKGKLADPDARLIDVSRDEVQDVLLPGGIRVAAVPKSIKCDKGERTRFRSDVLSFQQMSEQFNRELSLTGKIPSGMFNSMFDFSGCWQKDAANTKSLAFDGWYISLYTVALSKSRILLRDHVTQAVPSTWDPAALARFIDKFGTHIVVGVKMGGKDVIYLKQQHSSSLQPAAVQKRLKDMSDRRFLDANGQYDMSNKDAYGKDKHDVRDQRLRFVESSPSSSYCSKEDLVMVVKRRGGKEWDKDMPHSEWINTVQSEPDVISMSFLPITSLLNGVPGCGFLNHAINLYLRYKPPIEELHQFLEFQLPRQWAPVYSDHPLGPQRKKQSSASLPLSFMGPRLYVCTNMVDVGERPVTGIRLYLEGKKSNMLAIHLQHLCSLPQILQLQDDPYNHRTPEPYDHKYLEPFGSWKRFSHVYTAPVESDDDSSIVTGAQLHVSSHGLRKVLFLRLNFSKVSNAALVKNPEWEGSPNLGQKSGLISTLISTHFSTAAQKPAPRPADVNINSAVYPGGPPAPAQVPKLLKYVDTAEMVRGPQDTPGYWVVSGAKLQLERGKISLRVKYSLLTAMVPDDEYPLDE; encoded by the exons ATGGCGCTTAAGGCCACGGCGCAGGGCGCCGCGGAGGCGGCCGTAGCGGCCATCGGCCGGGGCTACGACGTTGTCTCCGACGTCCGCCTCAAGTACTGCAAGGGCAAGCTCGCGGACCCGGACGCGCGCCTCATTGACGTCTCCCGCGATGAGGTCCAGGACGTCCTGCTCCCCGGCGGGATCAGGGTCGCCGCCGTCCCCAAGTCCATCAAGTGCGACAAGGGCGAGCGCACGCGCTTCCGCTCCGATGTCCTCTCGTTCCAGCAG ATGTCAGAGCAGTTCAACCGGGAGCTATCATTGACTGGGAAAATTCCTTCCGGCATGTTCAATAGCATGTTTGATTTTTCCGGGTGCTGGCAGAAAGATGCAGCTAACACCAAGTCACTTGCTTTTGATGGTTGGTACATTTCGCTATACACCGTGGCGCTATCAAAATCTCGGATCCTACTGCGCGATCATGTTACTCAGGCAGTTCCTTCAACCTGGGATCCTGCTGCTTTGGCAAG GTTTATTGACAAGTTTGGAACGCACATAGTTGTTGGTGTCAAAATGGGAGGGAAAGATGTTATCTATTTGAAACAACAACATTCATCAAGCTTGCAACCAGCTGCTGTCCAGAAACGACTCAAGGATATGTCGGACAGGAGATTTCTGGATGCAAACGGACAGTATGACATGAGTAACAAGGATGCGTATGGGAAGGACAAG CACGATGTGAGAGACCAACGGCTAAGATTTGTGGAATCAAGCCCATCAAGTTCATACTGTTCGAAGGAG GACTTGGTGATGGTGGTTAAGCGGAGAGGTGGAAAGGAATGGGACAAAGATATGCCTCACAGTGAATGGATAAACACTGTTCAATCAGAACCTGATGTTATCTCAATGTCCTTTTTACCTATTACGTCATTGTTGAACGGAGTACCTGGCTGTGGGTTTCTGAACCATGCAATTAATCTATACCTACGCT ATAAGCCTCCGATTGAAGAACTACATCAATTTTTGGAGTTCCAGCTACCAAGACAATGGGCACCTGTGTACAGTGACCACCCTCTTGGCCCTCAGAGGAAGAAACAGAGCAGTGCATCTTTGCCCTTAAGTTTTATGGGACCGAGGCTCTATGTCTGCACTAATATG GTTGATGTGGGTGAAAGACCTGTTACTGGAATTCGGTTATATCTTGAGGGGAAGAAGAGCAACATGCTGGCCATCCACCTTCAGCATCTATGTTCGCTGCCTCAAATCCTGCAGCTCCAGGATGATCCATACAACCACCGAACTCCAGAACCATATGACCACAAGTACCTGGAACCATTTGGATCCTGGAAGCGTTTCTCTCATGTTTACACGGCGCCAGTGGAGTCAGACGACGACTCCTCAATCGTGACCGGGGCACAGCTACATGTGAGCAGCCATGGGTTGAGGAAGGTCCTCTTCCTCCGCCTCAATTTCTCCAAAGTCAGCAATGCTGCACTTGTCAAAAACCCCGAGTGGGAAGGGTCGCCGAATCTGGGGCAGaaatctggtctcatctcaacgCTCATCAGCACGCATTTCTCTACGGCGGCTCAGAAGCCTGCCCCTCGCCCTGCAGATGTGAACATCAACTCGGCTGTGTACCCAGGTGGTCCGCCAGCACCTGCGCAGGTACCAAAGCTTCTCAAGTATGTGGACACAGCAGAGATGGTGCGCGGACCGCAGGACACGCCAGGATACTGGGTGGTCTCTGGTGCCAAGCTGCAGCTGGAGAGGGGCAAGATATCGCTGCGGGTGAAGTATTCACTCTTGACAGCCATGGTACCTGACGATGAGTATCCACTTGATGAATGA